DNA from Vanessa tameamea isolate UH-Manoa-2023 chromosome 19, ilVanTame1 primary haplotype, whole genome shotgun sequence:
ATAGTATATGTAATCATCCATGTAACTTTAAATAGAGATTACTCGGCGGAtagaaaacaaaactaaataaggCAAGGGTTTAAATACAGACGcaagataaattaaaagaaaatgccGTTTTTTAGGGCTTTGCTGAGTTCTTTCCGGTCCTCCAGTCTTGTAGCATTGCTGTTCTAACGGATTATTAAGACTTTGGCGTTTGTAATCTCACACTGAGGCAGTAATATCTCTTGCGGAGTTGGATAGTCTTCATTGAGAATGAGCGCCGTGGCCATATCATTTAGGTTATCATAAATGTGATGCTTTCTCTTAGCTGCTGGATGCATCAGGATATTTGAATGAAGTTGTGGTAATATTTCGCCAATCACCAATCAGTCAGTTGAAGTGCGTACACCCTAAATACGAATCTCCATGATCAAAAATTGGACGTGACTGCGTGATAAtctacagttttatttatagttattacatttaatatttatagtcataAGTCTTTACATACTGTCTAATGTAATGACTgaagtttgtataaaattgataaatctCTGGGCACTTCATATTTATTCTTCCTACCAATCGACCAGCAGTCTAGTCAGTTTTTAGGTTtgatatttctaaattttaaactattccAAACTTTTCTTACGAAAATAGATAATACGGTCATAAACTTCTCGTATTTCGTCTTTTATTCAATACCTTTACATGGACAACATTGACAAACGTGTATGGTTCGTTTGcttgacaatttattataaatcaaaatgcaAAAAAGAAGTCTTAACCACattaaaaacttgtttatttattgaatcattattatttaaaatcattatataaataacaatcaaaaatctattttatcaaaaaatcttCGTTAGGACAGGTAATTATTTCTGCATGCACACTGGATTTGGCGCTAGACAGGGACCACGCCTGGCTCCTGGAGCTTTGTCCGTCTTCTCATTTGTTTCAGGGAAAAAGCAATCTTTGTATTTTCGCTTAATTAACTCGATTAACTCTTTAGTATGATCCCACCCTCTTGTCTCTGCTATTACTTTCATctggaagaaaaaaaaacacaaacacatCATCACCCTGGAGATTTTCTATAGGTGAGAGACTTATGACTGTTCAGGTTTATCAACGGTATTCGAACTGCAGTTACTGTTTTGAGGCCAGTTGGGAGGCTGGGAGGGAGTTGAGAGAGGTTGTTGTTGTTCATAGGTATAACCACAGCCAGTACAGTTCTTCCATTAAATCCCCAGAACCGGTTGTAAATATTTGGAGGGCCGAATGCAACGAAAATGTGGAGTCTACAATTTTTGTAGCTGGCGAAAATATAATGCTTAGAGAGAATatcgtgttttttttgtttgctatGTATAAGGAAATTCAAACATCAATGTTAAGGGCATTGAAATAATCACCTCCACGCTAAAAACATCACCCTTAACCCATGCGCGTTCAGGAATGCAGTCCCGCAGCGTAACACCGAGATTGGCCAACAACCCGCACAGTTCAGCCATACCTCCTGGCCGGTCGCTTACCGTCACCTTAAACTTGACTAGTCTCCCCTCCGCCGCCATACCTCTCTCCAGAGCCCGAGCAAGTGTCGTTGTATCGATATTACCACCCGATAATACACATACCACTCTGAAATgtacgtttttataataacagcTTAATAAATGAGTAGGTTAGTAATTTGTGATGAGAGTAGGTAAGTAATTTCTGATAATCATTAGGCCAACTAGTCGCTTCCCTTACCTATACCCGAAGTCATAAGGCTTAAGATTTTatggtttaaaaatgtatttaatatattgtgccATAGTTTTCATATTTAGCATGTTATAATACTTATTGTTAACTAATGAAACTAATAAATACACTCATCATACAAATGATAAATAAGACACTCTCtcgttaaaatatcaaattaaaaagaaaatgaagtTACTACAGTATTTTTAGAGATGTGAAAAACAGAATTATAGCAATTCTATAATAGTCCATGTTAGGAATATGCCGaacttgttataaataatgttatttgtttatgtCTATGAACTACTCAATGGattttattggaaatatatatcTGTAGGTACGCCAGAAGGTTGTGTTAGTAGAATCTATATCGGATAAAGGCTTTTAAAAGACTAAGCGTGATGATAATACAGTTTCCTTCGCTacatttacttactttttaccCTTAAGATTGGGGAAGAGGCCTGCCATTATACTCGCTATGGTAACCGCTGCAGAGCCTTCTACGACGTACCTTTCTTCTTCGACTAAGTGCATTATGGCACGTGCCACCCAATCTTCTTTAACgattacctattttaatataaatattacctattttaatatataattacttattttatttattaagttacattattctaagcatttaaaataataaactattttattaaaatgtagtaactgtaaattaaatatattttgaaaatatttacgcCGTATTGTAATATAGAATTCAATGTATAAAAGTCAAACGCAGAGGCAGAATCTAGTCTGCGAGGATGGACGAGACCTCCTTCTGTGCGAATTCGTGTCGACGAATCGGCGTAGCCTAATGGTGGGACCGCCGTGGTGACGAAGCAGAAGGAGGTGGCGAAGCGGAAACGGAAAAGAGCCGTTCCTGTCATATTTAAGACGGTCCTTTAAGTGGCTTTTCAAAAGTAATCTTGTTCCCCCACACCAGGGGTCCGGGTACCTTGCTGAAGGTTTCcactatgtattattaatttgtagtttCCTTAAATTGTggcatgttatataaaattagcttgcataattatgtagaaatatgtatgatatgatagtcaatataattaattatacgatAATAATATCTACCATACCATTTTATCCACAATTCCGGTTTTCAAATTATGAAATGTGTTTACTCCTGCCAAATTTACTGCAAGGCCATCAGCTATTGTGGAGTCTATGGTTATTCTTACTCTTTCGTTTCTTTTGAGTGCCTCTACCATACTATATGTTTTTTCGGTTTGTATACCCTGATTAAAATtaggatatttaatattttattaatctattaatgGTTTGATTTCGTAAAATACTACCGGGGGTAAACCTTatgatataattgaatatacgCTTAAATTtcttagattaaataaaacaagtattttcgataaataaaaGGAGTCACTTACATAAATTTCGGTATCGGGCTTAAGATGTTTTACAGCAATAGCAATGCCAGTCAAAAGGCTGCCACCACCCACAGGTACTAAAACAGCATCTACCTCTGGGACTTGTTCTAAAATTTCAATTCCAATAGTTCCTTGTCCTTCGATTACATTAGGATGATCGTATCTGtggcattataataaattttaatagactCTTTGTATTTGACCGAACAGATCTTGAGAAATAAAATTTGCAGTTTAAacttcagaaatatattttgtgctcACCCATTGACATAATACAACTTTTTCTCTTTGGATAAAGACATAGCATAATGTTTAGATTCAGCCATGTTCTCACCATGTAACAGTGTTTTGGCACCGAAAGATTGACATTTTGTGAGTTTGGTTATTGGCGCTCGAGTTGGCATTACGACGATGCAAGGAATACCAAGCTTTGTAGTATGGTAACTCATAGATAACCCATGATTACCAGTTGATGCTGATATCACACCAATCTTTTTCTGTTCTTCCGATAATAATAGCAATGTATTCCGAACACCACGTTCCTTGAAACTAATAAatcacatataaatttaaaataaaagtgtagGATAATTGCCACTATTTTGATTTTCTCACCA
Protein-coding regions in this window:
- the LOC113399300 gene encoding L-threonine ammonia-lyase-like, encoding MENDVEFDEFCDPNNPRKIKYDDILAASRRIVGTIVKTPCTRAHMSDKLDMDIYLKQEFMQYTGCFKERGVRNTLLLLSEEQKKIGVISASTGNHGLSMSYHTTKLGIPCIVVMPTRAPITKLTKCQSFGAKTLLHGENMAESKHYAMSLSKEKKLYYVNGYDHPNVIEGQGTIGIEILEQVPEVDAVLVPVGGGSLLTGIAIAVKHLKPDTEIYGIQTEKTYSMVEALKRNERVRITIDSTIADGLAVNLAGVNTFHNLKTGIVDKMVIVKEDWVARAIMHLVEEERYVVEGSAAVTIASIMAGLFPNLKGKKVVCVLSGGNIDTTTLARALERGMAAEGRLVKFKVTVSDRPGGMAELCGLLANLGVTLRDCIPERAWVKGDVFSVEMKVIAETRGWDHTKELIELIKRKYKDCFFPETNEKTDKAPGARRGPCLAPNPVCMQK